The following proteins come from a genomic window of Musa acuminata AAA Group cultivar baxijiao chromosome BXJ1-7, Cavendish_Baxijiao_AAA, whole genome shotgun sequence:
- the LOC135678315 gene encoding ubiquitin carboxyl-terminal hydrolase 19-like isoform X2 — MLPAVDPSALLRFVLSAILIFSGALLLVKRAASRYFVVDAGFEAGSGFEGPRRAMCVGEEDGCAACGRPATKKCSRSMAVRYCSQACQSKHWKSDRRFCCEQSKSTVEVTLSESQQFSSISLMPACGTRNILQKSTKILFPYEEFMKLFNWDNPGFTPCGLVNCGNSCFANVVLQCLTSTRPLMAYLLKRTHSRECNVSKRDGWCFLCELQFHVQRARESMHPFSPINILSGLHNIGGNLDYSRQEDAHEFMRFAIDRMQSVCLDEFGGEKTVDTRTQETTLIQYIFGGRLQSQVTCTKCNMVSNRFENMMDLTVEIQGDVESLKECLDQFTIKEWLDGENKYKCDGCNDYVKAWKRLTVNQAPNILTITLKRFQSGRFGKLNKRVTFPQNLDLTPYMSEDGDGTDIYTLYAVVVHLDMLNASFFGHYICYTKDYHGRWYRIDDCEVINVEVEDALSERAYMLLYSRKTARGEPYLCPPGNTLLPETDQKASITSEVAKFISASCHSPKLISLPNPGEVPELHDSGHDRGFSAHVDSSRVKKLDNVVMVDTPVDNVVAGASSDVKPMLLHRGDIDDPSSSSSSIEDLEEGNDSLFSFVTKDHMSVGYRQLDSPDISCIEVHLEKCQEPFSSDAGNGTGKSGASGIGERPVEFMCALDKSINFLDIAAATEKAFASTTAASMELDNSDDSITGSEEAGGTCRASDPADTVNSLDGNMASSYQEKHFNGKPKPLFPPGFLDKSGRKMSQVSAEKTQVESYSDGLVPKSIREKPTEPMYALDESLNLVDTVVAITKQAPIASLPTSSIGPEASVPRSEDAVETVKALDPTSKVRSMEDTSYGHKGNKASSLLENDSNGKPKPLFPRGFLHESGRKMTQGATEKARVQSHPHAPKNIRERPKEPMCALDESLNLKDVAVAITAEAPIASVTCLSMGLQPSDDSVPGLEDVVESGSSSSPTNLEDMIMIYRNEGKKASFCQESGSIGKPKPLFPRGFLDKPVRKMSQDTAEGLTQAGSHSDALVAKENSFCNEHSDLRSSCTCNKVVIPGEASLVADGLLKRSLMKSSDKKKYMRKRPCKLEQSCKADHYGLAEHSSDCRLESACPTSCQLSQ, encoded by the exons TTCACAGGCATGCCAATCGAAGCATTGGAAATCTGATCGTAGGTTCTGTTGCGAGCAGTCAAAGTCAACAGTTGAGGTTACTTTATCAGAAAGTCAACAGTTTAGTTCTATCTCACTGATGCCAGCTTGTGGAACCAGAAATATCCTccaaaaatcaacaaag ATTCTTTTCCCTTATGAAGAATTCATGAAACTTTTCAATTGGGACAATCCAGGATTTACACCTTGTGGACTTGTGAATTGTGGGAACAG TTGTTTTGCTAATGTGGTTCTACAGTGTCTCACATCCACTCGACCACTTATGGCATATTTATTGAAGAGAACCCACAGTAGAGAATGTA ATGTCAGCAAGAGGGATGGTTGGTGTTTCTTATGTGAGCTTCAATTTCATGTTCAAAGGGCTAGAGAGAGCATGCATCCTTTTTCACCTATCAATATTCTTTCTGGTTTGCATAACATTGGTGGCAACCTTGACTACAGTAGACAGGAGGATGCTCATGAATTTATGAG GTTCGCAATTGATAGAATGCAATCAGTTTGCCTTGATGAATTTGGAGGTGAGAAGACTGTTGATACTAGAACCCAAGAAACGACTCTTATTCAATACATTTTTGGTGGTCGTCTTCAATCTCAG GTGACTTGCACAAAATGCAACATGGTGTCTAATCGTTTTGAGAATATGATGGATTTGACTGTCGAAATCCAAGGGGACGTCGAATCTTTGAAGGAATGCTTAGATCAATTCACTATAAAGGAATGGTTAGATGGGGAGAACAAGTACAAATGTGATGG GTGCAATGACTATGTTAAAGCTTGGAAGCGTCTTACAGTTAATCAGGCTCCTAATATTCTCACAATTACACTGAAGAGATTTCAG AGTGGTAGGTTTGGAAAACTGAATAAGAGAGTTACTTTCCCTCAAAATTTGGATCTTACTCCATATATGAGTGAAGATGGTGATGGCACCGACATATATACACTATATGCTGTAGTCGTTCACTTGGACATGCTGAATGCTTCATTCTTTGGCCACTATATTTGCTACACAAAAGATTATCATGGACGTTGGTATCGAATTGATGACTGTGAG GTCATTAATGTGGAAGTGGAGGATGCTCTTTCTGAACGTGCATATATGCTCTTATATAGCAG GAAAACTGCTCGCGGGGAGCCTTATCTGTGCCCTCCAGGGAATACACTATTACCTGAAACTGATCAGAAGGCATCAATAACTTCTGAGGTAGCTAAGTTCATCAGTGCTTCATGCCATTCTCCCAAACTTATCTCTCTTCCAAATCCTGGTGAAGTTCCAGAATTGCATGATAGCGGACATGACAGAGGGTTCTCGGCTCATGTTGATTCTTCAAGGGTCAAAAAGTTGGACAATGTGGTTATGGTGGATACACCTGTCGATAATGTGGTTGCTGGTGCATCTTCGGACGTAAAGCCAATGCTCCTACATAGAGGAGATATTGATGATCCTTCATCTAGTTCATCGTCAATTGAAGATCTTGAAGAAGGGAACGATAGTCTTTTCTCTTTTGTGACCAAGGATCACATGTCTGTTGGCTATAGGCAATTAGATTCGCCAGATATTTCATGCATAGAAGTTCATTTAGAAAAATGTCAAGAACCCTTTAGTTCCGATGCAGGGAATGGTACGGGAAAAAGTGGAGCAAGTGGCATTGGAGAAAGACCCGTTGAGTTtatgtgtgctttggataaatCAATCAATTTTCTGGACATTGCCGCAGCTACCGAGAAGGCTTTTGCTTCTACTACTGCCGCAAGCATGGAACTAGATAATTCAGATGATTCAATAACTGGCTCAGAAGAAGCAGGGGGAACTTGCAGGGCATCCGATCCTGCTGACACAGTTAATAGTTTGGATGGCAACATGGCATCTTCATATCAGGAAAAACATTTCAATGGCAAACCTAAACCCCTGTTCCCCCCTGGTTTTCTTGATAAGTCTGGGCGAAAGATGTCTCAGGTTAGTGCTGAAAAAACTCAAGTTGAGAGTTATTCTGATGGTCTTGTTCCCAAGAGCATTAGAGAAAAACCCACTGAACCCATGTATGCTTTGGATGAATCACTCAATCTTGTGGACACTGTAGTTGCAATCACCAAGCAGGCTCCTATTGCCTCCCTGCCTACTTCAAGCATTGGACCGGAGGCTTCAGTACCTAGATCAGAGGATGCAGTGGAAACTGTCAAGGCATTGGATCCTACCAGCAAAGTTCGTAGTATGGAGGACACATCCTATGGACACAAaggcaataaggcatcatcacttCTGGAAAATGATTCCAATGGAAAACCTAAACCCCTATTTCCACGTGGTTTTCTTCACGAGTCTGGAAGAAAGATGACTCAGGGTGCTACCGAAAAAGCTCGTGTTCAAAGCCACCCTCATGCTCCCAAGAACATTAGAGAGAGACCCAAAGAGCCCATGTGtgctttggatgaatcactaaaTCTCAAGGATGTTGCTGTTGCAATCACCGCCGAGGCGCCTATTGCTTCCGTTACTTGTTTAAGCATGGGACTGCAACCTTCAGATGATTCAGTACCTGGATTGGAAGACGTAGTTGAAAGTGGCAGTTCATCAAGTCCTACTAATTTGGAGGACATGATCATGATCTATAGAAATGAAGGTAAGAAAGCGTCATTCTGTCAAGAAAGTGGTTCCATCGGAAAACCTAAGCCACTATTTCCCCGTGGTTTTCTTGACAAGCCTGTTAGAAAGATGTCTCAGGATACTGCTGAAGGTTTAACCCAAGCTGGAAGCCATTCTGATGCTCTTGTTGCCAAGGAAAATAGTTTCTGCAATGAACATTCCGATCTCAGATCTTCCTGCACGTGCAACAAAGTTGTCATTCCCGGTGAAGCATCACTCGTCGCTGACGGTCTTCTGAAGAGGTCACTTATGAAATCATCAGACAAGAAGAAGTATATGCGAAAAAGGCCCTGCAAACTTGAACAGTCATGCAAAGCTGATCACTATGGTTTGGCAGAACATTCATCCGATTGTAGACTAGAGAGTGCCTGCCCCACCAGCTGCCAGCTTTCTCAGTAA
- the LOC135678315 gene encoding uncharacterized protein LOC135678315 isoform X3 gives MLPAVDPSALLRFVLSAILIFSGALLLVKRAASRYFVVDAGFEAGSGFEGPRRAMCVGEEDGCAACGRPATKKCSRSMAVRYCSQACQSKHWKSDRRFCCEQSKSTVEVTLSESQQFSSISLMPACGTRNILQKSTKILFPYEEFMKLFNWDNPGFTPCGLVNCGNSCFANVVLQCLTSTRPLMAYLLKRTHSRECNVSKRDGWCFLCELQFHVQRARESMHPFSPINILSGLHNIGGNLDYSRQEDAHEFMRFAIDRMQSVCLDEFGGEKTVDTRTQETTLIQYIFGGRLQSQAYSVMTTNFTFHIRLLELLVTCTKCNMVSNRFENMMDLTVEIQGDVESLKECLDQFTIKEWLDGENKYKCDGCNDYVKAWKRLTVNQAPNILTITLKRFQVINVEVEDALSERAYMLLYSRKTARGEPYLCPPGNTLLPETDQKASITSEVAKFISASCHSPKLISLPNPGEVPELHDSGHDRGFSAHVDSSRVKKLDNVVMVDTPVDNVVAGASSDVKPMLLHRGDIDDPSSSSSSIEDLEEGNDSLFSFVTKDHMSVGYRQLDSPDISCIEVHLEKCQEPFSSDAGNGTGKSGASGIGERPVEFMCALDKSINFLDIAAATEKAFASTTAASMELDNSDDSITGSEEAGGTCRASDPADTVNSLDGNMASSYQEKHFNGKPKPLFPPGFLDKSGRKMSQVSAEKTQVESYSDGLVPKSIREKPTEPMYALDESLNLVDTVVAITKQAPIASLPTSSIGPEASVPRSEDAVETVKALDPTSKVRSMEDTSYGHKGNKASSLLENDSNGKPKPLFPRGFLHESGRKMTQGATEKARVQSHPHAPKNIRERPKEPMCALDESLNLKDVAVAITAEAPIASVTCLSMGLQPSDDSVPGLEDVVESGSSSSPTNLEDMIMIYRNEGKKASFCQESGSIGKPKPLFPRGFLDKPVRKMSQDTAEGLTQAGSHSDALVAKENSFCNEHSDLRSSCTCNKVVIPGEASLVADGLLKRSLMKSSDKKKYMRKRPCKLEQSCKADHYGLAEHSSDCRLESACPTSCQLSQ, from the exons TTCACAGGCATGCCAATCGAAGCATTGGAAATCTGATCGTAGGTTCTGTTGCGAGCAGTCAAAGTCAACAGTTGAGGTTACTTTATCAGAAAGTCAACAGTTTAGTTCTATCTCACTGATGCCAGCTTGTGGAACCAGAAATATCCTccaaaaatcaacaaag ATTCTTTTCCCTTATGAAGAATTCATGAAACTTTTCAATTGGGACAATCCAGGATTTACACCTTGTGGACTTGTGAATTGTGGGAACAG TTGTTTTGCTAATGTGGTTCTACAGTGTCTCACATCCACTCGACCACTTATGGCATATTTATTGAAGAGAACCCACAGTAGAGAATGTA ATGTCAGCAAGAGGGATGGTTGGTGTTTCTTATGTGAGCTTCAATTTCATGTTCAAAGGGCTAGAGAGAGCATGCATCCTTTTTCACCTATCAATATTCTTTCTGGTTTGCATAACATTGGTGGCAACCTTGACTACAGTAGACAGGAGGATGCTCATGAATTTATGAG GTTCGCAATTGATAGAATGCAATCAGTTTGCCTTGATGAATTTGGAGGTGAGAAGACTGTTGATACTAGAACCCAAGAAACGACTCTTATTCAATACATTTTTGGTGGTCGTCTTCAATCTCAG GCTTACTCAGTTATGACAACTAATTTTACCTTCCATATCAGGCTGCTGGAGTTACTG GTGACTTGCACAAAATGCAACATGGTGTCTAATCGTTTTGAGAATATGATGGATTTGACTGTCGAAATCCAAGGGGACGTCGAATCTTTGAAGGAATGCTTAGATCAATTCACTATAAAGGAATGGTTAGATGGGGAGAACAAGTACAAATGTGATGG GTGCAATGACTATGTTAAAGCTTGGAAGCGTCTTACAGTTAATCAGGCTCCTAATATTCTCACAATTACACTGAAGAGATTTCAG GTCATTAATGTGGAAGTGGAGGATGCTCTTTCTGAACGTGCATATATGCTCTTATATAGCAG GAAAACTGCTCGCGGGGAGCCTTATCTGTGCCCTCCAGGGAATACACTATTACCTGAAACTGATCAGAAGGCATCAATAACTTCTGAGGTAGCTAAGTTCATCAGTGCTTCATGCCATTCTCCCAAACTTATCTCTCTTCCAAATCCTGGTGAAGTTCCAGAATTGCATGATAGCGGACATGACAGAGGGTTCTCGGCTCATGTTGATTCTTCAAGGGTCAAAAAGTTGGACAATGTGGTTATGGTGGATACACCTGTCGATAATGTGGTTGCTGGTGCATCTTCGGACGTAAAGCCAATGCTCCTACATAGAGGAGATATTGATGATCCTTCATCTAGTTCATCGTCAATTGAAGATCTTGAAGAAGGGAACGATAGTCTTTTCTCTTTTGTGACCAAGGATCACATGTCTGTTGGCTATAGGCAATTAGATTCGCCAGATATTTCATGCATAGAAGTTCATTTAGAAAAATGTCAAGAACCCTTTAGTTCCGATGCAGGGAATGGTACGGGAAAAAGTGGAGCAAGTGGCATTGGAGAAAGACCCGTTGAGTTtatgtgtgctttggataaatCAATCAATTTTCTGGACATTGCCGCAGCTACCGAGAAGGCTTTTGCTTCTACTACTGCCGCAAGCATGGAACTAGATAATTCAGATGATTCAATAACTGGCTCAGAAGAAGCAGGGGGAACTTGCAGGGCATCCGATCCTGCTGACACAGTTAATAGTTTGGATGGCAACATGGCATCTTCATATCAGGAAAAACATTTCAATGGCAAACCTAAACCCCTGTTCCCCCCTGGTTTTCTTGATAAGTCTGGGCGAAAGATGTCTCAGGTTAGTGCTGAAAAAACTCAAGTTGAGAGTTATTCTGATGGTCTTGTTCCCAAGAGCATTAGAGAAAAACCCACTGAACCCATGTATGCTTTGGATGAATCACTCAATCTTGTGGACACTGTAGTTGCAATCACCAAGCAGGCTCCTATTGCCTCCCTGCCTACTTCAAGCATTGGACCGGAGGCTTCAGTACCTAGATCAGAGGATGCAGTGGAAACTGTCAAGGCATTGGATCCTACCAGCAAAGTTCGTAGTATGGAGGACACATCCTATGGACACAAaggcaataaggcatcatcacttCTGGAAAATGATTCCAATGGAAAACCTAAACCCCTATTTCCACGTGGTTTTCTTCACGAGTCTGGAAGAAAGATGACTCAGGGTGCTACCGAAAAAGCTCGTGTTCAAAGCCACCCTCATGCTCCCAAGAACATTAGAGAGAGACCCAAAGAGCCCATGTGtgctttggatgaatcactaaaTCTCAAGGATGTTGCTGTTGCAATCACCGCCGAGGCGCCTATTGCTTCCGTTACTTGTTTAAGCATGGGACTGCAACCTTCAGATGATTCAGTACCTGGATTGGAAGACGTAGTTGAAAGTGGCAGTTCATCAAGTCCTACTAATTTGGAGGACATGATCATGATCTATAGAAATGAAGGTAAGAAAGCGTCATTCTGTCAAGAAAGTGGTTCCATCGGAAAACCTAAGCCACTATTTCCCCGTGGTTTTCTTGACAAGCCTGTTAGAAAGATGTCTCAGGATACTGCTGAAGGTTTAACCCAAGCTGGAAGCCATTCTGATGCTCTTGTTGCCAAGGAAAATAGTTTCTGCAATGAACATTCCGATCTCAGATCTTCCTGCACGTGCAACAAAGTTGTCATTCCCGGTGAAGCATCACTCGTCGCTGACGGTCTTCTGAAGAGGTCACTTATGAAATCATCAGACAAGAAGAAGTATATGCGAAAAAGGCCCTGCAAACTTGAACAGTCATGCAAAGCTGATCACTATGGTTTGGCAGAACATTCATCCGATTGTAGACTAGAGAGTGCCTGCCCCACCAGCTGCCAGCTTTCTCAGTAA
- the LOC135678315 gene encoding ubiquitin carboxyl-terminal hydrolase 19-like isoform X1, translating into MLPAVDPSALLRFVLSAILIFSGALLLVKRAASRYFVVDAGFEAGSGFEGPRRAMCVGEEDGCAACGRPATKKCSRSMAVRYCSQACQSKHWKSDRRFCCEQSKSTVEVTLSESQQFSSISLMPACGTRNILQKSTKILFPYEEFMKLFNWDNPGFTPCGLVNCGNSCFANVVLQCLTSTRPLMAYLLKRTHSRECNVSKRDGWCFLCELQFHVQRARESMHPFSPINILSGLHNIGGNLDYSRQEDAHEFMRFAIDRMQSVCLDEFGGEKTVDTRTQETTLIQYIFGGRLQSQAYSVMTTNFTFHIRLLELLVTCTKCNMVSNRFENMMDLTVEIQGDVESLKECLDQFTIKEWLDGENKYKCDGCNDYVKAWKRLTVNQAPNILTITLKRFQSGRFGKLNKRVTFPQNLDLTPYMSEDGDGTDIYTLYAVVVHLDMLNASFFGHYICYTKDYHGRWYRIDDCEVINVEVEDALSERAYMLLYSRKTARGEPYLCPPGNTLLPETDQKASITSEVAKFISASCHSPKLISLPNPGEVPELHDSGHDRGFSAHVDSSRVKKLDNVVMVDTPVDNVVAGASSDVKPMLLHRGDIDDPSSSSSSIEDLEEGNDSLFSFVTKDHMSVGYRQLDSPDISCIEVHLEKCQEPFSSDAGNGTGKSGASGIGERPVEFMCALDKSINFLDIAAATEKAFASTTAASMELDNSDDSITGSEEAGGTCRASDPADTVNSLDGNMASSYQEKHFNGKPKPLFPPGFLDKSGRKMSQVSAEKTQVESYSDGLVPKSIREKPTEPMYALDESLNLVDTVVAITKQAPIASLPTSSIGPEASVPRSEDAVETVKALDPTSKVRSMEDTSYGHKGNKASSLLENDSNGKPKPLFPRGFLHESGRKMTQGATEKARVQSHPHAPKNIRERPKEPMCALDESLNLKDVAVAITAEAPIASVTCLSMGLQPSDDSVPGLEDVVESGSSSSPTNLEDMIMIYRNEGKKASFCQESGSIGKPKPLFPRGFLDKPVRKMSQDTAEGLTQAGSHSDALVAKENSFCNEHSDLRSSCTCNKVVIPGEASLVADGLLKRSLMKSSDKKKYMRKRPCKLEQSCKADHYGLAEHSSDCRLESACPTSCQLSQ; encoded by the exons TTCACAGGCATGCCAATCGAAGCATTGGAAATCTGATCGTAGGTTCTGTTGCGAGCAGTCAAAGTCAACAGTTGAGGTTACTTTATCAGAAAGTCAACAGTTTAGTTCTATCTCACTGATGCCAGCTTGTGGAACCAGAAATATCCTccaaaaatcaacaaag ATTCTTTTCCCTTATGAAGAATTCATGAAACTTTTCAATTGGGACAATCCAGGATTTACACCTTGTGGACTTGTGAATTGTGGGAACAG TTGTTTTGCTAATGTGGTTCTACAGTGTCTCACATCCACTCGACCACTTATGGCATATTTATTGAAGAGAACCCACAGTAGAGAATGTA ATGTCAGCAAGAGGGATGGTTGGTGTTTCTTATGTGAGCTTCAATTTCATGTTCAAAGGGCTAGAGAGAGCATGCATCCTTTTTCACCTATCAATATTCTTTCTGGTTTGCATAACATTGGTGGCAACCTTGACTACAGTAGACAGGAGGATGCTCATGAATTTATGAG GTTCGCAATTGATAGAATGCAATCAGTTTGCCTTGATGAATTTGGAGGTGAGAAGACTGTTGATACTAGAACCCAAGAAACGACTCTTATTCAATACATTTTTGGTGGTCGTCTTCAATCTCAG GCTTACTCAGTTATGACAACTAATTTTACCTTCCATATCAGGCTGCTGGAGTTACTG GTGACTTGCACAAAATGCAACATGGTGTCTAATCGTTTTGAGAATATGATGGATTTGACTGTCGAAATCCAAGGGGACGTCGAATCTTTGAAGGAATGCTTAGATCAATTCACTATAAAGGAATGGTTAGATGGGGAGAACAAGTACAAATGTGATGG GTGCAATGACTATGTTAAAGCTTGGAAGCGTCTTACAGTTAATCAGGCTCCTAATATTCTCACAATTACACTGAAGAGATTTCAG AGTGGTAGGTTTGGAAAACTGAATAAGAGAGTTACTTTCCCTCAAAATTTGGATCTTACTCCATATATGAGTGAAGATGGTGATGGCACCGACATATATACACTATATGCTGTAGTCGTTCACTTGGACATGCTGAATGCTTCATTCTTTGGCCACTATATTTGCTACACAAAAGATTATCATGGACGTTGGTATCGAATTGATGACTGTGAG GTCATTAATGTGGAAGTGGAGGATGCTCTTTCTGAACGTGCATATATGCTCTTATATAGCAG GAAAACTGCTCGCGGGGAGCCTTATCTGTGCCCTCCAGGGAATACACTATTACCTGAAACTGATCAGAAGGCATCAATAACTTCTGAGGTAGCTAAGTTCATCAGTGCTTCATGCCATTCTCCCAAACTTATCTCTCTTCCAAATCCTGGTGAAGTTCCAGAATTGCATGATAGCGGACATGACAGAGGGTTCTCGGCTCATGTTGATTCTTCAAGGGTCAAAAAGTTGGACAATGTGGTTATGGTGGATACACCTGTCGATAATGTGGTTGCTGGTGCATCTTCGGACGTAAAGCCAATGCTCCTACATAGAGGAGATATTGATGATCCTTCATCTAGTTCATCGTCAATTGAAGATCTTGAAGAAGGGAACGATAGTCTTTTCTCTTTTGTGACCAAGGATCACATGTCTGTTGGCTATAGGCAATTAGATTCGCCAGATATTTCATGCATAGAAGTTCATTTAGAAAAATGTCAAGAACCCTTTAGTTCCGATGCAGGGAATGGTACGGGAAAAAGTGGAGCAAGTGGCATTGGAGAAAGACCCGTTGAGTTtatgtgtgctttggataaatCAATCAATTTTCTGGACATTGCCGCAGCTACCGAGAAGGCTTTTGCTTCTACTACTGCCGCAAGCATGGAACTAGATAATTCAGATGATTCAATAACTGGCTCAGAAGAAGCAGGGGGAACTTGCAGGGCATCCGATCCTGCTGACACAGTTAATAGTTTGGATGGCAACATGGCATCTTCATATCAGGAAAAACATTTCAATGGCAAACCTAAACCCCTGTTCCCCCCTGGTTTTCTTGATAAGTCTGGGCGAAAGATGTCTCAGGTTAGTGCTGAAAAAACTCAAGTTGAGAGTTATTCTGATGGTCTTGTTCCCAAGAGCATTAGAGAAAAACCCACTGAACCCATGTATGCTTTGGATGAATCACTCAATCTTGTGGACACTGTAGTTGCAATCACCAAGCAGGCTCCTATTGCCTCCCTGCCTACTTCAAGCATTGGACCGGAGGCTTCAGTACCTAGATCAGAGGATGCAGTGGAAACTGTCAAGGCATTGGATCCTACCAGCAAAGTTCGTAGTATGGAGGACACATCCTATGGACACAAaggcaataaggcatcatcacttCTGGAAAATGATTCCAATGGAAAACCTAAACCCCTATTTCCACGTGGTTTTCTTCACGAGTCTGGAAGAAAGATGACTCAGGGTGCTACCGAAAAAGCTCGTGTTCAAAGCCACCCTCATGCTCCCAAGAACATTAGAGAGAGACCCAAAGAGCCCATGTGtgctttggatgaatcactaaaTCTCAAGGATGTTGCTGTTGCAATCACCGCCGAGGCGCCTATTGCTTCCGTTACTTGTTTAAGCATGGGACTGCAACCTTCAGATGATTCAGTACCTGGATTGGAAGACGTAGTTGAAAGTGGCAGTTCATCAAGTCCTACTAATTTGGAGGACATGATCATGATCTATAGAAATGAAGGTAAGAAAGCGTCATTCTGTCAAGAAAGTGGTTCCATCGGAAAACCTAAGCCACTATTTCCCCGTGGTTTTCTTGACAAGCCTGTTAGAAAGATGTCTCAGGATACTGCTGAAGGTTTAACCCAAGCTGGAAGCCATTCTGATGCTCTTGTTGCCAAGGAAAATAGTTTCTGCAATGAACATTCCGATCTCAGATCTTCCTGCACGTGCAACAAAGTTGTCATTCCCGGTGAAGCATCACTCGTCGCTGACGGTCTTCTGAAGAGGTCACTTATGAAATCATCAGACAAGAAGAAGTATATGCGAAAAAGGCCCTGCAAACTTGAACAGTCATGCAAAGCTGATCACTATGGTTTGGCAGAACATTCATCCGATTGTAGACTAGAGAGTGCCTGCCCCACCAGCTGCCAGCTTTCTCAGTAA